The Halorientalis sp. IM1011 genome window below encodes:
- the idsA3 gene encoding geranylfarnesyl diphosphate synthase → MTTPRADRAAVEEAIATRRELVNDAIPEQLPIIRPERLYEASRYLLDAGGKRLRPTILLLAAEAIADADPLGEDYHAFPAPDGPVDVMSAAVSIEIIQSFTLIHDDIMDDDDMRRGVPAVHREYDLETAILAGDTLYSKAFEVMLETGAPAERSVRALSELATTCTKICEGQAFDIDFESRSAVEPDEYLDMVELKTAVLYAAAAGVPAMLLGDDDAVDALYGYGLDIGRAFQIQDDLLDLTTPSEKLGKQRGSDLIEGKKTLVTLHAREHGVDVDGLVDADSVEAVDEAEIEAAVGELREAGSIEYARETAHDLIHSGKSNLEVLPDNHSRDLLGGIADYLIEREY, encoded by the coding sequence ATGACGACCCCACGCGCCGACCGGGCGGCCGTCGAGGAGGCTATCGCCACGCGTCGCGAACTGGTCAACGACGCGATCCCCGAGCAACTCCCGATCATTCGCCCCGAGCGCCTCTACGAGGCGTCCCGGTACCTGCTGGACGCGGGCGGCAAGCGCCTGCGCCCGACGATCCTCCTCCTGGCCGCGGAGGCCATCGCCGACGCCGACCCGCTCGGCGAGGACTACCACGCCTTCCCCGCCCCGGACGGCCCCGTCGACGTGATGTCGGCGGCGGTCAGCATCGAGATCATCCAGTCGTTCACCCTCATCCACGACGACATCATGGACGACGACGATATGCGTCGTGGCGTGCCAGCCGTCCACCGCGAGTACGACCTCGAAACCGCGATCCTCGCGGGCGACACGCTCTACTCGAAGGCCTTCGAGGTCATGCTGGAGACCGGCGCTCCGGCCGAGCGGTCGGTCAGGGCCCTGTCGGAACTGGCGACGACCTGTACGAAGATCTGTGAGGGACAGGCCTTCGACATCGACTTCGAGTCCCGCAGCGCCGTCGAACCCGACGAGTATCTGGACATGGTGGAACTCAAGACCGCGGTGCTGTACGCCGCGGCCGCGGGGGTCCCCGCCATGCTGCTGGGCGACGACGACGCGGTCGACGCGCTCTACGGCTACGGCCTCGACATCGGTCGGGCCTTCCAGATCCAGGACGATCTGCTCGACCTGACGACGCCCAGTGAGAAACTCGGCAAGCAACGCGGGAGCGACCTGATCGAAGGCAAGAAGACGCTGGTGACGCTGCACGCCCGCGAACACGGCGTCGACGTGGACGGACTGGTCGACGCGGACTCGGTGGAGGCGGTCGACGAGGCCGAGATCGAGGCCGCAGTCGGCGAGTTGCGCGAAGCGGGTAGCATCGAGTACGCCCGCGAGACCGCCCACGACCTCATCCACAGCGGCAAATCCAACCTGGAAGTCCTCCCGGACAACCACAGCCGGGACCTGCTGGGCGGCATCGCCGACTACCTGATCGAGCGAGAGTACTGA
- a CDS encoding ribonuclease J — MEIEIATIGGYQEVGRQMTAVRAGDDVVVFDMGLNLSKVLIHDNVETERMHSLDLIDMGAIPDDRVMSDLEGDVKAIVPTHGHLDHIGAISKLAHRYDAPIVASPFTIELVKQQIKGEEKFGVENDLQKMEAGETMQIGERNELEFVNVTHSIIDAINPVLHTPEGSIVYGLDKRMDHTPVIGDPIDMKRFREIAREDGGVLCYIEDCTNAGRKGRTPSESVARRHLKDVMYSVEDYDGGIVATTFSSHIARVSSLVEFAEDIGRQPVLLGRSMEKYSGTAERLDFVDFPDDLGMYGHRKSVDRTFKRIMNEGKENFLPIVTGHQGEPRAMLTRMGRGETPYELENGDKVIFSARVIPEPTNEGQRYQSERLLGMQGARIYDDIHVSGHLRQEGHYEMLDTLQPQHVIPAHQDMEGFAPYVDLAENMGYNLGRDLHVTRNGNLITLVDE; from the coding sequence AGTCGGACGGCAGATGACTGCGGTGCGAGCGGGCGACGACGTCGTCGTCTTCGACATGGGTCTGAACCTCTCGAAGGTCCTGATCCACGACAACGTCGAAACCGAGCGGATGCACAGTCTCGACCTGATCGACATGGGCGCGATCCCGGACGACCGGGTCATGTCCGATCTGGAGGGTGACGTGAAGGCCATCGTGCCGACCCACGGCCACCTCGACCACATCGGTGCCATCTCGAAGCTGGCTCACCGCTACGACGCGCCCATCGTGGCCTCGCCGTTCACCATCGAACTCGTCAAACAGCAGATCAAGGGCGAGGAGAAGTTCGGCGTCGAGAACGACCTCCAGAAGATGGAGGCCGGCGAGACGATGCAGATCGGCGAGCGCAACGAACTGGAGTTCGTCAACGTCACCCACTCGATCATCGACGCGATCAACCCCGTGCTCCACACGCCCGAGGGCTCCATCGTCTACGGGCTGGACAAGCGGATGGATCACACGCCGGTCATCGGCGACCCCATCGACATGAAGCGGTTCCGGGAGATCGCCCGCGAGGACGGCGGCGTCCTCTGTTACATCGAGGACTGTACCAACGCCGGCCGGAAGGGCCGCACGCCCTCCGAGTCCGTCGCCCGTCGCCACCTCAAAGACGTGATGTACAGCGTCGAGGACTACGACGGCGGCATCGTCGCGACCACGTTCTCCTCCCACATCGCCCGTGTGAGTTCGCTGGTCGAGTTCGCCGAGGACATCGGCCGCCAGCCCGTCCTGCTCGGGCGCTCGATGGAGAAGTACTCCGGCACCGCCGAGCGACTCGACTTCGTGGACTTCCCGGACGACCTCGGGATGTACGGCCACCGCAAGTCCGTCGACCGGACCTTCAAGCGAATCATGAACGAGGGCAAGGAGAACTTCCTGCCCATCGTCACGGGTCACCAGGGCGAGCCGCGCGCGATGCTCACCCGGATGGGGCGGGGCGAGACGCCGTACGAACTGGAGAACGGCGACAAGGTCATCTTCTCGGCCCGAGTCATTCCGGAGCCGACGAACGAGGGCCAGCGCTACCAGAGCGAACGCCTGCTGGGCATGCAGGGTGCGCGTATCTACGACGATATCCACGTCTCGGGTCACCTCCGGCAGGAGGGCCACTACGAGATGCTGGACACGCTCCAGCCCCAGCACGTCATCCCGGCTCACCAGGACATGGAAGGGTTCGCACCGTACGTGGACCTCGCGGAGAACATGGGGTACAACCTCGGGCGTGACCTGCACGTCACGCGCAACGGGAACCTGATCACGCTCGTCGACGAATGA